From the genome of Tachysurus vachellii isolate PV-2020 chromosome 2, HZAU_Pvac_v1, whole genome shotgun sequence, one region includes:
- the plrg1 gene encoding pleiotropic regulator 1, protein MTEEVQKHSVHTLVFRSLKRSHDMFVSDHAKQVPLDEESHKLKMAVKLRGDYGPVLHMPVLKEGKSKVPHALDLYNSSGYTSAESVPEYLITGPHPYPSAPGVALTADTQLQKMPSEAAVHSLALALPASQARQDMARTAASVGDIHRHAGAAERSQPPQHPLSLMEAGGTKNSVLIPRKAPTMPKPQWHPPWKLYRVISGHLGWVRCLAVEPGNQWFVTGSADRTIKIWDLASGKLKLSLTGHISTVRGVAISSRSPYLFSCGEDKQVKCWDLEYNKVIRHYHGHLSAVYDLDLHPTIDVLVTCSRDATARVWDIRTKANAHTLTGHTNTVATVKCQSAEPQIITGSHDTTIRLWDLIAGKTRATLTNHKKSVRAVVLHPRQYTFASGSPDNIKQWKFPDGNFIQNLSGHNAIINTLAVNSDGVLVSGADNGTIHLWDWRTGYNFQRIHAAVQPGSLDSESGIFSCVFDHSESRLITAEADKTIKVYKEDDTATEETHPVNWKPEILKRKRF, encoded by the exons GAGGTGCAGAAACACTCTGTGCACACGCTGGTTTTCAGGTCTCTGAAACGAAGCCACgacatgtttgtgtctgatcACGCCAAACAGGTCCCTCTGGACGAAGAGAG TCATAAGCTGAAGATGGCCGTTAAGCTGAGGGGGGATTACGGCCCTGTGTTGCACATGCCTGTCCTGAAAGAAGGGAAAAGCAAAGTTCCACATGCCTTGGATCTGTACAACAGCTCGGGTTACACATCAGCTG AGAGTGTTCCGGAGTACCTCATCACAGGACCACACCCGTACCCATCTGCCCCGG GAGTTGCTCTCACTGCTGACACTCAGCTGCAGAAGATGCCTAGCGAAGCAGCAGTTCACTCCCTGGCACTAGCTCTGCCTGCGTCTCAAGcaag gcaGGACATGGCTCGAACTGCAGCGAGTGTTGGAGACATTCACAGACATGCCGGGGCAGCAGAACGATCCCAACCACCACAACACCCACTG TCGCTAATGGAAGCAGGAGGGACAAAGAATTCAGTGCTGATTCCACGCAAAGCTCCAACAATGCCCAAACCACAGTGGCACCCACCATGGAAACTCTACCGG gttATCAGTGGCCATCTGGGCTGGGTCAGGTGTTTAGCAGTGGAGCCTGGAAACCAGTGGTTTGTTACTGGATCTGCAGACAGGACAATAAAG atctgGGATCTGGCGAGTGGGAAGCTGAAGCTCTCTCTAACTGGTCACATCAGCACAGTAAGAGGAGTAGCTATAAGCTCTCGCAGCCCGTATCTGTTCTCCTGTGGAGAGGACAAACAGGTCAAGTGCTGGGATCTGGAGTACAATAAG GTTATTCGTCACTACCACGGTCACCTGAGCGCTGTTTACGACCTGGACCTCCATCCCACTATTGATGTCCTGGTGACCTGCAGTCGTGATGCTACAGCCAga gtTTGGGACATTAGAACCAAAGCTAATGCCCACACACTGACTGGTCACACCAACACGGTTGCCACGGTGAAGTGTCAGAGTGCAGAGCCTCAAATAATCacag GGAGCCACGACACCACTATAAGACTGTGGGATCTAATCGCAGGGAAGACGAGAGCCACGCTAACAAATCACAAGAAATCTGTGCGAGCGGTCGTGCTGCATCCCCGACA ATACACGTTTGCCTCGGGATCTCCAGACAACATCAAGCAGTGGAAATTTCCAGATGGGAATTTTATCCAGAATCTGTCAGGACACAACGCCATCATTAACACGCTCGCAGTGAATTCTGATGGAGTTCTTGTTTCTGGAG CCGATAACGGTACAATCCACCTGTGGGACTGGAGGACGGGGTATAATTTCCAGCGAATCCATGCTGCCGTGCAGCCCGGTTCTCTGGACAGCGAGTCAGGGATTTTCTCCTGCGTGTTCGATCACTCCGAGAGCCGCTTGATCACAGCCGAGGCGGATAAAACCATCAAAGTGTACAAGGAGGACGACACAGCG ACGGAGGAGACCCACCCGGTCAACTGGAAGCCAGagattctaaaaagaaaaagattttaa